The DNA segment AGATGGCTTTCCAAGAACAGTCGCTCAAGCAGAAGCACTCGAAAACATTTTAGCTGAACAAGGACGTACGTTAGACTACGTACTATATGTTCATGTTCCTGAGCAATTGCTTATGGATCGACTAACTGGACGTAGAGTGTCAACTTCTGGCCGCACCTATCATGTTCTTTTTAACCCGCCAAAGGTTGAAGGAAAAGATGATGTTGATGGTAGTGATCTGATTCAACGAGAAGACGACAAACCAGAAACCGTTAAAAAGCGTCTAGAGGTAAATATTGCGCAAACACAGCCGCTTATTGACTTCTATACTGAGAAAGAGTATCTTCAAACGATACAGGGCGATCGAGAGATTGATCATGTGTTTGAAGAGATTGATTCCCTGATTAAGGGACTCCGTGCATG comes from the Alkalihalobacillus sp. FSL W8-0930 genome and includes:
- a CDS encoding adenylate kinase, whose translation is MNLMLMGLPGAGKGTQAEKISKKYEIPHISTGDMFRAAIKDQTELGVEAKSYMDAGNLVPDEVTIGIVRERLSQDDCKKGFLLDGFPRTVAQAEALENILAEQGRTLDYVLYVHVPEQLLMDRLTGRRVSTSGRTYHVLFNPPKVEGKDDVDGSDLIQREDDKPETVKKRLEVNIAQTQPLIDFYTEKEYLQTIQGDREIDHVFEEIDSLIKGLRA